In Mercenaria mercenaria strain notata chromosome 15, MADL_Memer_1, whole genome shotgun sequence, a single genomic region encodes these proteins:
- the LOC128546067 gene encoding uncharacterized protein LOC128546067 — protein sequence MDPDQTVRMHRLVWIRAGRKATILVFPWHGSNVFSLIALYRCIVSIRVMYCVLHTMIITCLGDGRMDSPGHSAQYCTYTLMENDTKDLLCSIIIDKRMTDLKSTNMKKEGLIRGLRTLRENRVVVKELVTDAITTIAAMMKNQYPDITHTFDTWHGAKNFGKKIGAVSTL from the exons atggatcctgaccagactgtgcgaatgcacaggctggtctggatccgtgctggtcgcaaagctactatattggttttcccatggcatggctcaaatgtgtTTTCTTTAATAGCTTTATATAGATGTATAGTATCTATAAGAGTAATGTACTGTGTTCTGCATACTATGATTATCACATGTTTAGGTGATGGAAGAATGGACTCACCAGGCCACTCTGCGCAATACTGCACCTACACTCTAATGGAAAATGACACCAAGGACCTTCTGTGTAGTATCATAATTGACAAGAGAATGACTGATCTCAAGTCAACAAATATGAAGAAAGAGGGACTGATCCGAGGGCTGAGGACATTGAGAGAGAACAGAGTGGTTGTAAAGGAATTAGTGACTGATGCTATCACTACTATCGCTGCTATGATGA AAAATCAGTATCCTGATATAACACATACCTTCGACACTTGGCATGGAGCAAAgaactttgggaaaaaaataggAGCA GTATCAACTCTATAA